A segment of the Oncorhynchus tshawytscha isolate Ot180627B linkage group LG19, Otsh_v2.0, whole genome shotgun sequence genome:
CAGATAAAAGCTCATGTTAACCACACAGTAGTTCTGTATTTCTCCTCAACAAGTATTGTGAATATGGCACTGCTTGGTGCTCGGTTTACATGTTCCAACATATAACACAATATACAGTAGCAGTttaaagtttgggcacacctactcattcaagggtttttctttatttttacatattTCCTAcatagaataatagcgaagacatcaaagttatgaaataacacagaatcatgtagtaactgaaaaagtgttatatcaaaatatattttatatttgagatccttcaaaaGTAGAggctctttgccttgatgacagcgttgcacactcttggcattctctcaaccagcttcacctggaatgattttccaactgtcttgaaggagttcccacatatgcttgttggctgcttttccttcactctgcgggccaactcatcccaaaccatctcaattgggttgaggtcgggtgattgtggaggccaagtcatctgatgcagcactccatcactctccttctcggtcaaatagcccttacacagcctggaggtgtgttgagtcattgtcctgttgaaaaacaaattatagtcccacaaagcgcaaaccagatgggaaggcgtatcactgcagaataatGTGGTAtatatttggactgcaatttctgaggctggtagctaatgaacgtatcctctgcagcagaggtaactctgggtcttcctttcctatggcggtcctcgtgagagtcagtttcatcatagcgcttgatggtttttgcaactgcacttgaataaactttcaaagttcttgacattttctggattgactgaccttcatgtcttaaagtaatttctttgtttatttgaactgttcttgccaaatagggctatgttctgtataccacacctacctggTCACAATGCAACTTATTGgaaaaggaaggaaagaaattccacaaattaacatttaacaaggcatacctgttaattgaaatgcattccaggtgactacctcatgaagctggttgagagaatgcaaagagtgtgcaaagctgtcatcaaggcaaagggtggctactttgaagaatagaaaatatatttagacttgttgaacacttttttggttactacatgattctatatgtgttatttcatagttttgatgtcttcactataattctacaatgtagaaaatagtaaaaaacaaagaaaaactattgaatgagtaggtgtgtccaaacttttgactggtactgtgcatCATTTATTTTCAGTAAAGCAACAATGGAAGAGTAAAAAGTATTAAGAACAATACAATCAATTAATATGATAACAAATTCATTTCAAGGGGTGTGCACTTGACCCCTGCGACAACACCCTCATTTCTAACACTCCAACCATACAGAAGAAGACAAAATGCAACACTTATAAACTCAAAATAGACATATACAGTATTCATGGAATTTACATAAATCAAATCATTTGTATTATTTACATAGTTTATATACACATTATTCAAAATAAACATACATGTTTGATATTTACACATAATTACACAATCCTAAAAGCTTAGCTAAAAGATTTAAGAATTCAGAAAGGTTGGAcagactagcctggtcccagatctgtttgtgtcgtCTTGCAGTTGGCAAGGCACAACATCCCAAACATAAGGCAGGACAAATAGATCTGGGTACAAGCATAAGACTATGCTTAGTGGGAACgcttaggcctagattcaatccgtATCGTAGAGACTGCATTTAAGGTGAACGCTGCATATCTCGGCTCAATGAGAAATGACCTTTACAGATGGATAGAAATATAACCCTTCAGCGATACAGATTTGAGTATCGCCCTCCGTCTTTCGAGCATAGCTAGCTGACACCTGTCACATCAGTAAGCTTACATTCATATCCCTACTTTTCATTGTAGTTTAACTGAAACCTTAACTCAGACAAATGAGTTTGGGCTCTCTTgcttctagcctggtcccagatctgtttgtaatTGTATAAACAACTCCTATAGTCGTTGTCAATGTGTTTTTAGCCTGACAATGacaataggagttggcaagaatgcgcaaacagatctggaaccaggctacccTGCATCTACATTCCCATCTTgtctgagtgccagtctgtttgtgcaaTCAGCCATTGTTATGCTAATTGGTTGAAAAATGTCAGCATTACAATGAGTTGGCATTGACaagaacacaaacagatctgggaccaggcttattCCTATGTGGTGGAATCGTTCGGCACAAGACAAAACAGACTCGTAAAAAGGATGGGGCTTGTTAGAAGTAGAATGGGGCTTGTTAGAAGTAGGATGGGGCTTGTTAGGAGTAGAATGGGGCTTGTTAGAAGTAGGATGGGGCTTGTTAGGAGTAGGATGGGGCTTGTTAGGAGTAGGATGGGGCTTGTTAGGAGTAGGATGGGGCTTGTTAGGAGTAGGATGGGGCTTGTTAGAAGTAGGATGGGGCTTGTTAGAAGTAGGATGGGGCTTGTTAGGAGTAGGATGGGGCTTGTTAGGAGTAGGATGGGGCTTGTTAGGAGTAGGATGGGGCTTGTTAGGAGTAGGATGGGGCTTGTTAGGAGTAGGATGGGGCTTGTTAGAAGTAGGATGGGGCTTGTTAGGAGTAGGATGGGGCTTGTTAGGAGTAGGATGGGGCTTGTTAGGAGTAGGATGGGGCTTGTTAGGAGTAGGATGGGGCTTGTTAGGAGTAGGATGGGGCTTGTTAGGAGTAGGATGGGGCTTGTTAGGAGTAGGATGGGGCTTGTTAGGAGTAGGATGGGGCTTGTTAGGAGTAGGATGGGGCTTGTTAGGAGTAGGATGGGGCTTGTTAGGAGTAGGATGGGGCTTGTTAGAAGTAGGATGGGGCTTGTTAGAAGTAAGATGGGGCTTGTTAGAAGTAGGATGGGGCTTGTTAGAAGTAGGATGGGGCTTGTTAGAAGTAGGATGGGGCTTGTTAGAAGTAGTCAAAGTCCAAGTCCAGATCTGGTGGTGGCTGATATGAGAGGTAGCAGGTGATGCGATTGGGCAAGCCCAGTTTGGACACATCGTCCAGGGCTCTTCTGCCCAGTGCTGTTCTCAGAGCTATCCTGCTGATCTGTTGTAGACTGAGGGGAGTATCTGGTAAAGAACGAAAACATGTCCGTTGagataattatattatattaacccTTTTCACACTGTTGTGCCAACCTGAACTGCATTGTGAGGTTCTAATATTttcttaaatattttattttcatattgtCCTCTCCAGCATGGTTCCAGCAACTACGGTGGATGCATAACAACTACGGTGGATGCATAACAACCACGGTGGATGCATAACAACCACGGTGGATGCATAACAACTACGGTGGATGCATAACAACCACGGTGGATGCATAACAACCACGGTGGATGCATAACAACCACGGTGGATGCATAACAACCACGGTGGATGCATAACACCCACGGTGGATGCATAACACCCACGGCGGATGCATAACACCCACGGTGGATGCATAACACCCACGGTGGATGCATAACACCCACGGTGGATGCATAACACGGATGCATAACACCCACGGCGGATGCATAACAACCACGGCGGATGCATAACAACCACGGATGCATAACAACCACGGATGCATAACAACCACGGCGGATGCATAACAACTACGGCGGATGCATAACAACCACGGCGGATGCCACGGTGGATGCATAACAACCACGGTGGATGCATAACAACCACGGCGGATGCATAACCACCACGGCGGATGCATAACAACCACGGCGGATGCATAACAACGGATGCATAACCACGGCGGATGCATAACAACCACGGCGGATGCATAACAACCACGGCGGATGCATAACAACCACGGTGGATGCATAACAACCACGGTGGATGCATAACAACTACGGTGGATGCATAACAACTACGGTGGATGCATAACAACTACGGTGGATGCATAACAACTACGGTGGATGCATAACCACGGTGGATGCATAACAACCACGGTGGATGCATAACAAATGCAGCTCAGCTctgctcagtagtgtgaaaatcTCTCTTTGAAGGTCATATTTTCATACATAAGATAATCTCTACACTTTTCCAGTCTTTTCTACCTACGTGGCATGAATAGAAATACTTACTTTCATAGAACTCTAGGCAGATATTGGTGGGAGAACCTTGACTTGTGTAGTTGATGGGCTTTTTGCCCAGGTTGTCCCTGGCATATATGTTCCCACCGAACTCAATCAGCAGCTCGATCAGATCCACGTTCTTTACTTTGGCTGCGTGATGGAGCGCCGTCTCGTGGAGCTTGGCAGCGTTCACGTTCGCCCCTTTGGAGAAGATGAAAAGGTTTGACTTTAAAGGGAAGTGGTCGAGACTACACGTTCTGAAAACTACAACCTGAATCAAAAAAGTACAGGACATTGTTTTAACTGCAAAATGTCAAGATCTGGTTATGGTTTGAATTGATGTAATGCTTCAAATGTCAAATATCAAATATCACCTTTTTTTTTAAGGTTAGGTACTTATTTACTTGAGAGAGCACAGTCCCATTAATAGTCTTTGAATGATCAGGAgcaaaacaacattttgaaataaTGTTACCACAATGTGGTCCACCCACCTGCATTGAGGAGGACCTTGGCGCAGTCAAAGTGTTGTCTGGCACACGCTACATGTAACGGTGTCCCGAAGTGGCAGTCATGGGCCTCCATCAGAGCTCCCACGTCTATCATGAGCTGAACGCAGTCAGAGTtacctgtaacacacacacacacacccaggtcaGTCATAGTTTGACACTTGGGTATTGAGGGGGACTAACTACacaatatcaatcaatcaaatgtatttagaaagcttttttattttttatttttacatcagccgatgtcacaaagtgctatacagaaacccagcctaaaacccccaaacagcaaacaatgcagatgtatCCCATTatcccactgtatgtgtgtgttctttatACTGTGTGACTGCCGTGCCCTCGCCCCCTCTCACAACATGAACATGTACCCCCCATGCAGGCCTCGTGGAGGGGTGAGAAGGTGAACAGCGGAGGGTTGACCGTAGCCCCATGTTGTATGAGTAGTTTCACACACTCCAGGCTGCCCGCAGCGCAGGCATCGCACAGAGGGGTACTGCCGTCAATGTTCCGCGCATCCACCtgagtgagacagacaggcaggcacacacaaatCAACATTATAGCAcctcaatttttaaaaatgttcacTGGTACCTCTCAAGAGTCCTTAAATAGAGAATCTGAACTATTGATGGTCCATTTTATAAACAGTCGTATAACAAATCAATGTGTAATTTCAAATCTAAAAACCCTTAGGCTCCCAGGGACTAGCTCCCCCTCAAATTCTGAATTTGGCTTCTGTTCAAAGGTCTCCCGGCCCTCACAGAAACAGTCACAGTTGTTTGCATGTAGGGGTTACTGCAGAGATGTCACCACCTTAAGGATTCCCCCCCATTCCAAATTCAGCAGTAGTACCATTACCGACAGACCTATCACAAGAGAAAAATAGCCCTCTGACTCACGTGAGCACCAGCGTCCAGCAGCAACCggacacactgtgtttgtccCTGTATGCAGGCCTCGTGGAGGGGGGTTATGGAGTCCACAGCCACTATGTTAACTGCTGCCCCTCCCTGGATCAGCTTCTGTAGCTGAAGAGCCTTTCCCTGGGCTGCTGCCTCGTGTACCGCCGAACGGTCTGTCCAGAACCCCAGGCCATGAGCTGCAGgcccgggagggagggagaaaaccAATGAATTCCTATATATACGCTGAGGTccgaaagtattgggacagtgacacatgtttTGTTGTTACGACTCCCCCACTTTGGCACTTcgtccaatagaaatgaatgggaaataattttggagtcacttttattgtaaataagaatagaatatgtttttaaaacacttctacattaatgtggatgctaccatgattacggataatcctgaatgaatcatgaataatgatgaatgcgaaagttagatgcacaaatatcataccccccccccccaaaaaaattaaaaaatgctagcctcccatgttattgtaatggtgagaggttagcatgtcttgggggtatgatatttgtgtgcctgtaactttctctctcatcattattcacgattcctTCATGACTAACTGTAATCATGGTagaatccacattaatgtagaagtgtttagaaacatattctattcttatttacaataaaaatgtgactcaaaatgacacaatacattatttaccatgaatttctattgggcactaattaatctgaaacacaaccagaacaaacataaaatgcatccaacaagtttgtagagtcacaaacttgatgtggtcattgcgtgctaggaatatgggaccaaatagtaAAAttgtactactttaatacacatataagtgaaattgtcccaatacttttggttccCTAAAATGGGAGGACTTTGAACAAAAagggctgtaatttctaaacgtttcacccgatatggatgaaaatagcCTCAAATTATAGCTGACATTCTACCCCTTTAACTTCATTGTcactgtatcatttcaaatcaaagtgctggagtacagagccaaaacaacaacacaattggccactgtcccaatacttttgaaaCTCACTGTATGATACAGACAGTACATGCACATGTTGTAGGATGCCTATATCTATTTATTCTGCCCAATAACTGTTGATCTAATTTTCATGATACAAAGAGGGCAattatatattttacagtcaaattATTTGAGCTCATTACACAAAGTAGGCCTTTAATGTAGGTCTGTATTTATTATTCAATAATTATTCAATAATGTCTGTTGTTGATTTGGGCGGGAGCTCACTGGAGCTGAGTACCAgtgttgtgccgaaaatctcTCCCCCTGCCAGAATTCtccctctatgtttaatataacacacatacagtcattattaatcccccccctctcttctatCTTGGGACTGAAAGGACTGGTACACATCATAATTATTTTGGTAGCTCATGTTGACCAGTAGTGTGTGCCACAGAAATGATTTGACTGtagccacaaaattaaggaaattagggGGGTTCGGCAGGCAAGTAAATGGCCTTGCCGAAAtccccccttctaatttccttaattttgcgGCTAGAGTCAAATAATTTCTGTGGCACTtatcagagtcaaatactttctatagaacaaacttcatAGGCACCCGAAATGGgtattgaatgtgtgtgtgttatattgaACACAGAGGGAGTGAAATGTAGGCAAGCAATAGATATTTCAGAACAACTACCAGTCGAATAATACATGGGAGAGATTACGAATTTTGGGAAAGAGATTgatttatagactaatacacttgaaacaaatagccaaaccgaaaactgTAAACATTACTAGTGCTTCCCCCGCGatcaaaccgccataaaaaaaaaatgaaacaaagCCTAACGTGATCAATGACAACTGCCTTGAAGGACACAAATAAAAAATGATTTCTGCAACTCAGAtcagtgaaatgtaggctaaactAACAACGGAGTGAAGAACAGAAATCTCAACTACCAAGCAAGTCGCAACAATGAAGCATTGAGTGTGTGCAAGGGGGGTGGGGTTCGGCACAACACCGGTACCTCTCACTTTCTAACGCTTCAGCTCTTGTTCCTACTATAAATATGAGCTCGAacgtattgtggagctcctgcacctaaatataaataCTAGAGGCACCGAAAATGAGTAACGGcaactatttcagtccaagtcaagcagtgAAAAAACACGGTGCTAGATGTTGAGTTCTCGCTGAAACCCTTTGTAGGCTCCAGAGCAATAAATCATTGGTCCAAGACACCGCTCTCACGACACGTGAATCCTGTCATAAACCCGCAACTCCCTCCCTACGAGGCTTACCCGTTGCTGACGTCCGCTGTCTGTCTATGTGATGGTT
Coding sequences within it:
- the asb13b gene encoding ankyrin repeat and SOCS box protein 13; translation: MEITRARPSLFGDIAHGLGFWTDRSAVHEAAAQGKALQLQKLIQGGAAVNIVAVDSITPLHEACIQGQTQCVRLLLDAGAHVDARNIDGSTPLCDACAAGSLECVKLLIQHGATVNPPLFTFSPLHEACMGGNSDCVQLMIDVGALMEAHDCHFGTPLHVACARQHFDCAKVLLNAGANVNAAKLHETALHHAAKVKNVDLIELLIEFGGNIYARDNLGKKPINYTSQGSPTNICLEFYENTPLSLQQISRIALRTALGRRALDDVSKLGLPNRITCYLSYQPPPDLDLDFDYF